In the Drosophila gunungcola strain Sukarami unplaced genomic scaffold, Dgunungcola_SK_2 000001F, whole genome shotgun sequence genome, one interval contains:
- the LOC128262505 gene encoding LOW QUALITY PROTEIN: protein Star (The sequence of the model RefSeq protein was modified relative to this genomic sequence to represent the inferred CDS: deleted 1 base in 1 codon): MSQQVFSAHPALAVEQLQLAEQEEHQTSSNHHQQQQQQRSSRRHAKATPKKFTLSRSCAGSGTLSGIHQQQVTPASSSSSAQPAISPESRKTLPVRTNYAAVDDDDDIECEDVDEVNFGQHEKQDKQEKETRQTTKDCGIDETDHVQQRHKHTTTTSTTSRLHHQDVGGGGGGGGGGDQSDLSSVISSPSVSTVSSPLSTPTRLPQALQQQLHCCPKSKGVESRARTSPQLNQHPHRHHQQQQHHHHHHHHHLTAAGCAGGGGGSSGGATGSSGSSSCKAKKLDPRLNPSPYRQLLPIALCLLSFATVFATLIVYMDTTEIRHQQFRLNMSRDYELNGVAQDDPALIAFLRQIHMGKYLGKASPKVAAAVATVGVGPPPPQLPHNSSPASSFGSGNGSGSGSGNSSGSGADQLAHYVADLVGGKMNGAVIQSLSGPLAHLITAPWLSEQLNWMGVLVEPEPRWYFTLRKQNAQRARMQVVHACVSPNTYPKEITIHNEDVRINSLHDEETSWFNSRVKCFPLYTIMLACERTEYDLLSLGVQGHELEILQTLPFDKVKIDVISIHLLEDHEDVHDYVLDITRFLAGKSYKLQRKIGRNYFYQRLNASASRTRKKDILLLKTP, from the exons ATGTCCCAGCAAGTGTTCTCGGCGCATCCAGCGCTGGCggtggagcagctgcagctggcGGAACAGGAGGAGCACCAAACGAGTAGTAAtcatcaccagcagcagcagcagcagcgatcgAGCAGGCGGCATGCCAAGGCCACACCCAAAAAGTTCACCCTGAGCAGAAGCTGTGCGGGATCGGGAACGCTGAGCGGCATCCACCAGCAGCAAGTCACGCCAGCCAGTAGTTCATCATCAGCCCAACCTGCCATCAGTCCGGAGTCCAGGAAAACCCTGCCCGTGCGAACAAACTATGCGGCAGTGGATGACGATGATGACATTGAATGCGAGGACGTGGATGAGGTGAACTTTGGCCAGCATGAAAAGCAGGACAAGCAGGAGAAGGAGACTCGGCAAACAACCAAAGACTGTGGCATTGATGAAACGGATCATGTTCAGCAGCgacacaaacacacaacaaCGACATCAACGACGAGTAGGCTTCATCACCAAGATgtaggcggaggaggaggaggaggaggaggtggtgaCCAGAGTGACTTGAGCAGCGTGATCAGTTCGCCATCGGTTAGCACAGTATCCTCGCCCCTTTCCACGCCCACTCGGCTGCCGCAggca ttgcagcagcagctacacTGTTGCCCGAAATCCAAAGGTGTGGAATCCCGGGCGAGAACATCACCGCAGCTGAATCAGCATCCGCACAGGcaccatcagcagcagcagcaccatcatcaccaccatcatcatcatctcaCGGCAGCGGGCTGTGCGGGTGGAGGAGGGGGATCCTCTGGCGGAGCAACTGGGTCATCTGGATCATCCTCCTGCAAAGCCAAGAAGCTCGATCCCCGACTGAATCCCTCGCCCTATCGCCAGCTATTGCCCATCGCCCTGTGCCTGCTCTCCTTTGCGACCGTCTTTGCCACACTAATAGTTTACATGGACACGACAG AGATTCGCCATCAACAGTTTCGGCTGAATATGTCGCGCGACTACGAGCTGAATGGGGTGGCACAAGACGATCCCGCACTCATTGCATTCCTGCGCCAGATTCACATGGGCAAGTACTTGGGCAAGGCGTCGCCCAAGGTCGCGGCAGCAGTGGCCACAGTGGGCGTGGGTCCTCCACCGCCGCAGCTGCCCCACAATTCCTCCCCCGCCTCATCGTTTGGCAGCGGGAACGGAAGCGGAagcggcagcggcaacagcagcggcagtggAGCCGATCAGCTGGCCCACTATGTGGCCGATCTGGTGGGCGGCAAGATGAACGGAGCGGTGATCCAGTCGCTGAGCGGTCCGCTGGCCCATCTGATCACGGCGCCCTGGCTGAGTGAGCAGCTCAACTGGATGGGCGTGCTGGTGGAGCCGGAGCCGCGTTGGTACTTTACACTGAGGAAGCAGAACGCCCAGCGGGCGCGCATGCAGGTGGTGCATGCCTGCGTCTCGCCCAATACCTATCCCAAAGAG ATTACCATACACAACGAGGATGTGCGCATCAATAGTCTGCACGACGAGGAGACCTCGTGGTTTAATTCGCGTGTCAAATGCTTTCCGCTCTACACAATCATGCTGGCATGTGAGCGCACCGAATACGATCTGCTCAGTCTGGGCGTACAGGGGCATGAGCTGGAG ATCTTGCAGACGCTGCCCTTCGACAAAGTGAAAATCGATGTGATATCGATACATTTGCTCGAGGATCACGAGGACGTGCATGACTATGTGCTGGACATCACCAGATTTCTGGCGGGCAAGTCGTACAAGCTGCAGCGCAAGATCGGGCGAAACTACTTCTACCAGCGGCTCAATGCCAGTGCCAGTCGCACGCGCAAGAAAGATATTCTGCTGCTGAAGACGCCCTAG